AGAGATGCTGCCCGTTACGATATGTACCTTGACTTCCAGTCTCACGCCTGTGATCCCCACGGGATCCCTGATACCATCCTGATCATCGACGATAAACTCCTGTGGTATCACATGGATCAGTTCCCTGTCGGCGGGAATGGCCACGGCTTTGGCCGCGTCGATGGCCCGCTCGATGTCGTCCTGCTTCACCTCTTTGTCTTTGATCGCCACAACGCCGTTACTATTGAAGCTCTTGATATGTGCTCCTCCGATGCCGGCAAGACACGCGTCAATCTTAATGCCTGCCATGAGCTCCGCCTCTTCCACGGCCTTCCTTATGGAATTGACGGTGCTGTCCATATTGACGACGACCCCTTTTCTGAGACCGGTGGATGGATGTGAGCCGATGCCGACGATGTTGACCCTTTCCTCCGAGACCCTTCCGACCACGACACATATCTTCGTCGTTCCGATGTCGAGTCCTACGATCAGTTCATCGTCCTTTACCATCTTACCCCTTCCTTTCCTGTATGATTGCACCTTTTTCAAAGCGCGCGTCTATGCATTTTATGAGAAGCCCTCTTCTCTTCGCGTCTTCAAGCACCGCAATTGCACGTTTCAATCTCGTCTTCTGTTCTTCCTTGCCAAGGATGATCTCGACGGGGTCATCGTATCCGAAGATTGTGATGCTCCCCTCTTTGTAAGCGACTTCCGAGACGCTCTCCTTCTTGACAATCCCCTCATCCATCCATCCGTTCACTTCTCTGAAAAGACTTTTTACATCGGATTTGTCTTTCGCACTAATGATGTAAAGTCCCTTGAGCTCACCTCTGGGAAGCGTGCGGTACGGGTCGCCGGATTCATCGAGGACCGTAACAGCGCCCTGATCGTTGACCCAGAGCGCTGAAGGGATCTTCTCCTTTACGTCAATAACCATGGAAAAGGGGTAGACCCTTTTTATCCTGACTTCTCTCACGAAGGGGTGAGACGCGACAACGTCCCTTATTTTGGTTACGTCGATCTTGAGGAGGCTTTCTTTGAGCAGAGGCGATATGCTCCCCATAATATCTTTATCGCTCAATTGATTGATGCCGTTGATCTTCACGTTTTGGAGGAAGAAAAGCGGTTCCTTCCGGGAAGACAGGTAGATCACTGAAAGCACCGCGAGGGCGGCGAGCGGAACGAGAAACAGCATATAGAGGAACTTCTTCATATCTTAAGCGATGCCTCCGAAAGTATTTCCTCAACGAGCCCGTCGAATGTTCTTCCCAGGGCGGCCCACG
The window above is part of the Syntrophorhabdaceae bacterium genome. Proteins encoded here:
- the ftsA gene encoding cell division protein FtsA — its product is MVKDDELIVGLDIGTTKICVVVGRVSEERVNIVGIGSHPSTGLRKGVVVNMDSTVNSIRKAVEEAELMAGIKIDACLAGIGGAHIKSFNSNGVVAIKDKEVKQDDIERAIDAAKAVAIPADRELIHVIPQEFIVDDQDGIRDPVGITGVRLEVKVHIVTGSIS
- a CDS encoding FtsQ-type POTRA domain-containing protein; amino-acid sequence: MKKFLYMLFLVPLAALAVLSVIYLSSRKEPLFFLQNVKINGINQLSDKDIMGSISPLLKESLLKIDVTKIRDVVASHPFVREVRIKRVYPFSMVIDVKEKIPSALWVNDQGAVTVLDESGDPYRTLPRGELKGLYIISAKDKSDVKSLFREVNGWMDEGIVKKESVSEVAYKEGSITIFGYDDPVEIILGKEEQKTRLKRAIAVLEDAKRRGLLIKCIDARFEKGAIIQERKG